From Trichoderma atroviride chromosome 1, complete sequence, one genomic window encodes:
- a CDS encoding uncharacterized protein (SECRETED:SignalP(1-23)~MEROPS:MER0002477) — MKLSSLPLRAIVASVLLATAAVAEHTSNWAVLVCTSRFWFNYRHLANVLSMYRTVKRLGIPDSQIILMLPDDMACNPRNAFPGTVYSNSDRAVDLYGDNIEVDYRGYEVTVENFIRLLTDRVGDETPRSKRLLTDDRSNIFVYMTGHGGNEFLKFQDAEEIGAFDLADAFEQMWEKKRYHEILFMIDTCQANTMYSRLYSPNIIATGSSELDESSYSHHADNDVGVAVIDRYTYYNLEFLEAHVQDLSSKKTIGELFDSYEFDKIHSTAGVHYDLFPGGEQAARSRLITDFFGNIQNVEVDRAKDLALEEELVQLSKTIAMLRKREAEEDAAYNNVSSIPASVPTAPPRKIQGAKALTEDDWWTKKVIGATALAGCALLWGVGSFLEA, encoded by the exons ATgaagctctccagcctccCTCTCCGGGCCATCGTGGCCTCGGTGCTTCTTGCGACAGCCGCCGTTGCTGAGCACACGAGCAACTGGGCCGTCCTGGTCTGCACGTCCCGGTTCTGGTTCAACTATCGCCATCTCGCCAATGTCCTGTCCATGTACCGGACCGTCAAGCGCCTGGGCATCCCCGACTCCCAGATCATTCTCATGCTGCCCGACGACATGGCCTGCAATCCGCGAAATGCGTTCCCAGGCACCGTCTACAGCAACTCGGACCGTGCCGTGGACCTGTATGGCGACAACATTGAGGTCGACTATCGCGGATACGAGGTCACTGTTGAAAACTTCATCCGACTCCTGACCGACCGTGTCGGCGACGAGACCCCCCGCAGCAAGCGCCTCTTGACCGACGACCGAAGCAACATCTTTGTGTACATGACCGGACACGGTGGAAACGAGTTTCTCAAGTTCCAAGATGCGGAGGAGATTGGCGCATTTGATCTTGCTGATGCCTTTGAGCAGatgtgggagaagaagag ATACCATGAAATCCTCTTCATGATCGATACCTGCCAAGCAAACACCATGTACAGCAGACTGTACTCTCCCAACATCATTGCCACGGGATCATCCGAGCTCGACGAGTCTTCATACTCCCATCACGCCGATAACGACGTCGGTGTCGCTGTCATTGACCGATACACCTACTACAACCTGGAATTCCTCGAAGCTCACGTCCAGGACctgagcagcaagaagaccATTGGCGAACTGTTTGACAGCTATGAATTTGACAAGATCCACTCAACTGCCGGTGTCCACTACGACCTCTTCCCCGGCGGAGAGCAGGCCGCACGTAGCCGCCTGATTACCGACTTCTTCGGTAACATCCAAAACGTCGAGGTAGATCGGGCCAAGGACCTGGCTCTGGAGGAAGAATTGGTCCAACTCAGCAAGACTATTGCCATGCTGCGGAAAAGGGAAGCCGAAGAGGATGCGGCGTACAACAACGTCTCGTCCATTCCTGCGAGCGTCCCCACCGCGCCGCCGAGGAAGATTCAGGGCGCCAAGGCTCTGACTGAGGATGACTGGTGGACCAAGAAGGTCATCGGAGCTACGGCACTTGCGGGATGTGCACTGTTATGGGGGGTTGGTAGCTTTTTGGAAGCATGA
- a CDS encoding uncharacterized protein (EggNog:ENOG41~SECRETED:SignalP(1-19)), with product MPSVKSLLSAAALACLASGETIKITATSSNTFDPSTITASHGDILEFHFEPKNHSVVSGLYAFPCTPMQLGTGFFSGFSFNTTDGEADKVFRVTVNGTEPTPFYSSQGNECSGGMVGIINPSKNQTLADFKKRASALARSVSPGRTSFGGEIADNDDDSSNSTSSGNGSSGGKGGSSGGSSGSGSDKDGKDNGSVSLSVSIGALALAMLMAI from the exons ATGCCTTCTGTCAAGAGCCTTTTGTCGGCTGCCGCTCTGGCATGCCTGGCCAGCGGAGAGACGATCAAGATCACAGCAACTTCGTCAAACACTTTCGACCCATCAACCATCACGGCATCCCATGGCGATATCCTTGAATTCCACTTTGAGCCCAAGAACCACAGTGTGGTTTCGGGTCTCTACGCCTTCCCTTGCACGCCCATGCAATTGGGCACCGGCTTCTTTTCAGGATTCTCCTTCAACACCACCGATGGCGAAGCA GACAAAGTCTTCCGCGTCACGGTAAACGGAACGGAACCGACTCCCTTCTACTCCTCGCAGGGCAACGAGTGCTCGGGTGGAATGGTTGGAATCATCAACCCAAGCAAGAACCAGACCCTCGCAGACTTCAAGAAGCGGGCCTCTGCCTTGGCACGCAGCGTCTCGCCCGGCAGGACAAGCTTTGGTGGTGAAATCgccgacaacgacgacgactcaTCCAACTCTACCAGCAgtggcaacggcagcagtGGCGGCAAGggtggcagcagcggtggcagcagcggcagcggctcgGACAAGGACGGTAAGGATAACGGCAGTGTCTCTTTGTCTGTGTCGATTGGAGCACTGGCGCTTGCTATGCTCATGGCCATTTAA
- a CDS encoding uncharacterized protein (EggNog:ENOG41), with protein MDRFRARPLQTLSLTSRPPSPHALAWSCDAELAIATQESIYIFLPDYLGGHDADADERDASQYQFALSLQPSSVINPSTRINGQLCAQAGVKLPAPRTGEEGSFRGVGNGAVTGSGAALGQVIRVEWSPSGLGCNSRPVLMALTTTGNLITFGEQADSQSTATSSMRTRTFKNWRMLWGLGAKLPIPDSESGDGYRVMDERITSFSWAQEIAPGRALLAYMNDSGELVVMSVQYHLRRDTSKRGSEKEWIWTLMQHVRIDGRGPHKEAVDAQDPDFTPQGSAFSMKWSPWLIEDGYRTATIAYIAKNYVGFRRIILYGDWERGELPDVVSERSDTTGICLPLSSDSLVEWEDAIWAEGDSYTARGIVSTPFTVKPFQVLLNGALAEPKPPHTVWECASAYPESDEPSTNPITGLVVHDPDPENKPPIPYYSLVRLSATSTNLDWYQTNLPEGNLPQWVEDIGDQHARLVPRSAALYGVDSDFESDSENGDDRTMHEAPPAQAEPVLQVHPYRFRLWGLAKSPGDGCTAVLASKHDTQHPDRRGVSNVHFDWQVPADADDKPLRVRKISKTLTTEGRVWEWMYGMGEDVPGVTPGQKTSTTRLQSSPLRQLFKDVVFRLPCVFCSTQLSIKDDVATCDNRHAFAICATSGIPILAPGISRVCGVCKMRCLKVAELERLAEEYLGSVDAVGDSQGEVCGGCGGKFVI; from the exons ATGGACCGATTTAGG GCGCGTCCACTTCAGACGCTTTCTCTCACTTCTCGTCCACCTTCGCCACACGCCCTTGCCTGGTCATGCGATGCCGAGCTGGCCATTGCAACGCAAGAGTCCATCTACATCTTCTTGCCCGACTATCTGGGCGGCCACGATGCCGATGCTGATGAGCGAGATGCCTCCCAATATCAGTTTGCACTATCTCTCCAGCCGTCCTCCGTCATCAACCCAAGCACCCGGATCAATGGCCAGCTATGTGCCCAGGCCGGCGTCAAACTACCCGCTCCCAGAACTGGCGAAGAGGGCAGCTTTAGAGGAGTTGGCAACGGGGCAGTTACTGGGTCTGGCGCGGCATTGGGCCAGGTCATTAGAGTGGAATGGTCCCCGAGCGGATTGGGCTGCAACTCGCGACCGGtgttgatggcgttgacgaCTACCGGCAATTTGATCACGTTTGGAGAGCAGGCAGATAGCCAGTCCACCGCCACGTCGAGCATGAGGACTCGAACCTTTAAGAACTGGAGGATGCTATGGGGTCTGGGTGCCAAGCTGCCCATACCTGATTCCGAGTCCGGAGATGGCTATCGGGTCATGGATGAGCGCATCACGTCTTTTTCATGGGCTCAAGAGATTGCGCCAGGAAGAGCCTTGTTGGCCTACATGAATGATTCGGGGGAGCTTGTCGTCATGAGTGTTCAGTATCACCTGCGCCGAGACACTTCAAAGCGTGGCTCTGAGAAAGAATGGATCTGGACGTTGATGCAGCACGTTAGAATTGATGGAAGAGGGCCTCATAAAGAA GCTGTAGATGCTCAAGATCCAGATTTTACTCCCCAAGGCAGTGCATTTTCTATGAAATGGAGCCCATGGCTCATTGAGGATGGGTATAGGACGGCAACTATTGCATATATTGCAAAGAATTACGTTGGCTTCCGCAGAATTATATTATATGGCGACTGGGAAAGGGGCGAGCTTCCCGACGTGGTCTCCGAGCGAAGCGATACTACTGGGATATGCTTACCCCTCTCTAGCGACTCTTTAGTCGAGTGGGAGGATGCG ATATGGGCTGAAGGAGACTCTTATACTGCCCGGGGTATTGTCTCGACTCCGTTCACTGTGAAGCCTTTTCAAGTTTTGCTCAATGGTGCTTTGGCAGAGCCCAAGCCTCCGCACACAGTATGGGAATGCGCTTCAGCGTATCCCGAATCAGATGAGCCGTCGACAAATCCCATTACAG GACTCGTTGTTCACGATCCGGATCCCGAAAACAAGCCCCCAATCCCATACTATTCATTGGTCAGGCTATCTGCCACCTCTACAAATCTCGACTGGTACCAGACAAACCTGCCCGAAGGAAATCTGCCACAGTGGGTAGAAGACATAGGAGATCAACACGCGCGTCTTGTGCCGCGATCTGCCGCGCTCTACGGCGTCGACTCCGACTTTGAGTCAGACTCTGAAAATGGAGACGACCGGACGATGCACGAAGCGCCTCCAGCGCAAGCCGAGCCCGTCTTGCAAGTCCACCCTTACCGCTTCCGCCTCTGGGGCTTGGCCAAGTCCCCTGGCGACGGATGCACTGCCGTGCTCGCCTCAAAGCACGATACCCAGCATCCCGATCGCCGGGGCGTCTCAAACGTGCATTTCGACTGGCAAGTACCTGCCGATGCAGACGACAAGCCTCTACGCGTCAGGAAAATCTCAAAGACTCTCACGACGGAAGGTCGAGTGTGGGAGTGGATGTACGGCATGGGAGAAGACGTCCCCGGCGTGACCCCTGGACAGAAGACATCCACCACCCGGTTGCAAAGCAGCCCCTTGAGACAGCTGTTCAAAGACGTGGTGTTTAGGCTGCCATGTGTATTCTGCAGTACTCAGCTATCGATCAAGGACGACGTAGCTACTTGTGACAATCGACACGCATTCG CCATATGCGCCACATCCGGCATTCCCATCCTGGCACCAGGCATATCCCGCGTATGCGGCGTCTGCAAAATGCGCTGCCTCAAGGTAgccgagctggagaggctggCGGAAGAGTATCTCGGGAGCGTGGATGCGGTGGGCGATTCGCAGGGAGAAGTGTGTGGTGGGTGTGGCGGCAAGTTTGTCATCTGA
- a CDS encoding uncharacterized protein (EggNog:ENOG41), whose protein sequence is MSTPAQKANLARIRDNQRRSRARRREYIAELEQRLRNFELEGVSASSEVQLAARRVAEENRQLRELLHKHGFQDEYISQFLSQQTGSADPSSGHRFSAGDHVQALQQVITPRRPVSLDSGVAFPLPSQVTREMPTPSLSTPSAASWDPQQVAMSSFGHPQVVPPASHPYASPAFTEGPATSLRQSSFQALNPQSSLLDDVSQHGGTAPAGGDNTAGMSYLSINPYHNPTGRDFPPQPPPPPPPPGSGYY, encoded by the exons ATGTCAACTCCTGCA CAAAAAGCCAACCTCGCTCGCATCCGAGACAACCAGAGACGATCTCGTGCTCGGAGGAGGGAGTACATCGCCGAACTTGAGCAACGACTTAGAAACTTTGAGCTCGAGGGGGTTTCTGCCAGTTCCGAGGTCCAACTTGCAGCCAGGCGTGTGGCCGAAGAGAACAGACAGCTCCGAGAGCTTCTTCACAAGCACGGCTTCCAAGACGAATACATTTCTCAGTTTCTTTCGCAGCAGACTGGATCGGCGGACCCCAGTTCAGGACACCGCTTCAGCGCTGGCGATCATGTTCAGGCGCTTCAACAGGTCATTACTCCTCGAAGGCCCGTATCCTTGGACTCTGGAGTTGCCTTTCCACTGCCTAGCCAAGTAACTAGAGAAATGCCGACGCCGAGTCTATCGACGCCCAGCGCAGCGTCCTGGGATCCTCAGCAGGTGGCAATGTCGTCCTTTGGGCATCCCCAGGTAGTGCCGCCTGCATCGCATCCTTACGCCTCGCCAGCATTCACAGAGGGGCCCGCGACATCTCTAAGACAGTCTTCCTTCCAAGCTCTAAATCCTCAAAGTTCGCTGCTGGACGACGTCTCTCAACACGGCGGAACGGCTCCAGCAGGCGGAGACAACACTGCAGGCATGAGCTACCTTTCCATAAATCCCTATCACAATCCTACAGGCCGCGACTTTCCCcctcagcctcctccaccgccgcctcccccgGGATCCGGCTATTATTGA
- a CDS encoding uncharacterized protein (EggNog:ENOG41): MGRLPSHIFIVRHGNRLDAADKQWHLTSPTPYDTPLTYGGLLQARQVGNQIGSILEQAKVDAEVTKNGAGLSGKRRRFRVVVHSSPFLRCIQTSIGITSGLAQTAPDSIYQPSDVIVPRKAPIGQQSPNKSALLRLDTFLGEWLTPEYFETITPPPGAALMMAGAKSELLRREDYSMYTSAPVSSNSRPASKGALWSSPVSTPQPPASPTLERGSGVFAQSAMAAALSSASQEQKKGYAPPRPLHAVSSNGKIPDGFVAHARDSCAVIDYQWDSIRAPLDFGNGGKLGEEWASMHHRFRSGLRKMVNWYATTDYPDEMLCASANNDGDHNCNDSGYGEDEDEEIETVVIIVSHGAGCNALIGAVTHQPVLMDVGIASITVAARKADADYSKALAAAADRQGGAASPLAAVDDLYDIRLSASTEHLRSNSGASITGQPASPRNSWGGSGRRGRGSVLASPTTAEGPVQSPFTGLVYGNRSTSANASVGTFTRRDSGSSRRSPKVAPPAGMTLNVSGGNESSGQTTGRTTGRGSTSSSSGLWTPARSALRFIDDVDEEAVDDYDSMLPDFDNKRFNPVSNENVKPTSKETKSTPFPVLKETKSEPFPFLDRAAERPTSSKGPVFAAPITINTELASKAFGSPVEEMPLSQLGGLWSLAVPEPDVSPDWSQTKRRWTVNERA; the protein is encoded by the exons ATGGGCCGGCTACCATCACACATTTTCATTGTAAG ACATGGCAACCGACTCGATGCCGCCGACAAGCAATGGCACCTCACGTCGCCAACCCCTTACGATACTCCCCTGACCTACGGCGGCCTTCTGCAGGCCAGGCAGGTTGGCAACCAGATTGGCAGCATTCTGGAGCAGGCCAAGGTCGACGCCGAGGTGACAAAGAACGGCGCTGGGCTTAGCGGGAAGCGCAGACGGTTCAGGGTCGTCGTCCACAGTTCGCCGTTCTTGCGATGCATCCAGACATCGATAGGCATCACCTCGGGCCTTGCGCAGACGGCGCCCGATTCCATATACCAGCCATCCGATGTCATCGTTCCGCGAAAGGCGCCAATCGGCCAGCAGAGCCCGAACAAGTCCGCCTTGCTACGGCTAGATACGTTTCTGGGAGAGTGGCTCACGCCAGAGTACTTTGAGACCATCACACCGCCTCCCGGAGCGGCTCTGATGATGGCCGGTGCAAAATCTGAGCTTCTACGACGCGAAGATTACAGCATGTACACAAGCGCTCCAGTCTCTAGTAATAGTCGTCCGGCATCGAAAGGCGCTCTTTGGAGCTCGCCAGTCTCTACTCCACAGCCGCCCGCTTCACCTACGTTGGAAAGAGGAAGCGGCGTTTTTGCGCAGTCTGCCATGGCCGCAGCGCTGTCCTCGGCATCGcaggagcagaagaaaggCTACGCACCCCCTCGACCATTGCATGCCGTTTCGAGCAACGGAAAGATTCCAGATGGATTCGTCGCTCATGCCAGAGATTCGTGCGCCGTGATTGACTACCAGTGGGACTCAATAAGAGCCCCGCTTGATTTTGGCAATGGTGGAAAGCTGGGCGAAGAGTGGGCGTCGATGCACCACCGCTTTCGCTCAGGGCTGAGGAAGATGGTCAACTGGTATGCGACGACGGATTATCCCGACGAGATGCTCTGCGCGTCTGCAAACAATGATGGCGACCACAATTGTAACGATAGCGGCTACggggaggacgaggacgaggaaatCGAGAcggtcgtcatcatcgtgtCCCACGGTGCTGGCTGCAATGCTCTGATTGGGGCCGTCACGCACCAGCCTGTTCTTATGGATGTCGGAATCGCCTCCATCACAGTAGCTGCTAGAAAAGCAGATGCTGATTACTCCAAAGCCCTGGCCGCCGCGGCAGATCGCCAGGGCGGTGCCGCGTCTCCGCTAGCTGCTGTCGATGATTTGTACGATATCCGCCTCTCAGCAAGCACGGAGCACCTGCGATCGAATTCTGGCGCATCCATTACTGGACAACCAGCGTCACCCAGAAATTCCTGGGGTGGCTCCGGCCGCCGTGGTCGCGGATCAGTATTGGCCAGCCCAACTACTGCGGAGGGACCTGTCCAGAGCCCCTTTACCGGTCTCGTCTATGGCAACCGAAGTACTTCTGCAAACGCTTCAGTCGGCACTTTTACGCGACGAGACTCGGGCTCCAGCCGACGATCCCCTAAAGTCGCACCGCCTGCAGGTATGACTTTGAACGTCTCCGGTGGCAACGAAAGCAGTGGACAGACTACAGGGCGGACTACAGGGCGCGGAAgcacatcttcttcttctggcctATGGACACCTGCACGCTCTGCGCTGCGTTTCATAGACGATGTCGATGAGGAAGCAGTAGATGATTACGATAGCATGCTTCCCGATTTCGATAACAAGCGTTTCAACCCCGTATCAAACGAAAATGTCAAACCAACatcaaaagaaacaaagtcgACACCGTTTCCAGTAttaaaagaaacaaagtcggaaccatttccatttcttgACCGAGCAGCAGAGCGCCCAACCTCGTCCAAAGGCCCCGTCTTCGCCGCCCCCATCACAATCAACACGGAATTGGCCTCCAAGGCCTTTGGGAGCCCAGTAGAAGAGATGCCATTGTCGCAACTGGGAGGCCTGTGGAGTTTAGCTGTGCCTGAACCGGACGTATCTCCGGATTGGAGTCAGACAAAGAGGAGGTGGACTGTTAACGAGAGAGCTTGA
- a CDS encoding uncharacterized protein (EggNog:ENOG41) — protein MDATPDSKFGTITSSLPVKRVERKVVSLPRRLLDARSCLAYGNGTRICSSDMTEDTQRVLCEDVISIAFFKVGVDPDDYPACFEACVDKAINTKLLSTTAWTSWSGHRTLKARMKLAQQFTDSTKQLHCPPAPLIMAAVALKSIRRVEGTGTDETTLLMEQYKTVDMAPTAIHNYVGNEERIIRIMYKLVLPTTEQNENIAESLREVSLDVDSFRSSRHFEPGRRSNVAADHAVKDKETLAVEVTCEMTRDQAEYELKDMLDLLRSKQDAAVTEDMGRRITLAHMKVLAPANKLSIVKWAKAAKDGRLQTGSTSRSMTWTSTPGQRLSRSPSQQHGPTTRHMPSGTRQET, from the coding sequence ATGGATGCAACACCCGACTCAAAGTTTGGCACAATCACCTCCAGTTTGCCCGTGAAACGAGTTGAACGCAAAGTCGTGAGTTTGCCTCGGCGCCTACTTGATGCGCGCAGCTGTCTTGCGTACGGCAACGGAACCCGGATATGCTCAAGCGACATGACGGAGGACACGCAGCGCGTGCTCTGCGAGGATGTCATAAGTATTGCCTTTTTCAAGGTCGGCGTAGACCCAGATGACTACCCCGCCTGTTTCGAGGCCTGTGTAGACAAGGCAATCAACACCAAGCTCCTGTCCACCACTGCATGGACCAGCTGGAGCGGACACAGAACCCTCAAGGCCAGGATGAAGCTTGCCCAGCAATTCACCGACTCGACGAAGCAGCTTCACTGCCCTCCGGCGCCTCTCATCATGGCAGCCGTGGCGCTCAAGTCGATCCGAAGAGTTGAGGGCACCGGAACCGACGAAACCACGCTGTTGATGGAGCAGTACAAGACTGTGGACATGGCGCCAACTGCAATCCACAACTACGTCGGCAACGAAGAACGCATCATTCGCATCATGTACAAGCTTGTCCTCCCCACGACGGAGCAAAACGAGAACATTGCCGAGTCTCTTCGCGAAGTGAGTCTGGATGTAGACTCGTTCCGATCCAGCAGACACTTTGAGCCCGGCAGGCGGAGCAATGTCGCCGCGGATCACGCCGTCAAAGACAAGGAGACGCTGGCCGTGGAGGTTACCTGCGAAATGACCAGAGACCAAGCCGAATACGAGCTCAAAGACATGCTCGACCTCCTTAGAAGCAAGCAAGACGCCGCCGTGACGGAAGACATGGGCAGACGCATCACGCTGGCTCACATGAAGGTGCTGGCTCCAGCGAACAAGCTCTCCATCGTCAAGTGGGCAAAGGCCGCAAAAGACGGCCGATTGCAGACTGGCTCGACGTCTCGCTCGATGACCTGGACAAGTACACCTGGACAGAGGTTGTCGAGAAGCCCATCTCAACAACATGGTCCAACCACCCGGCACATGCCATCTGGAACGAGACAAGAGACCTAG
- a CDS encoding uncharacterized protein (EggNog:ENOG41~TransMembrane:1 (o211-232i)): MPISHRHLHQHRRRDILDDIDDIVHGKNPFDDGDNDDDNGDGKKEHENGDKNSDSKDQATVVQVVYKTMSATFSGPIGGYVTMHQGQSLPTEASKPSPKPDAQSKETPKDTPTPAKETPKETPKNTPSQQQKTPPAQKTSSAEPTAIHSPQQTQSESQTVLAKATGSPTQAVDGNRAHSGAASPTIDAASASSTPSSVSAASSGTSAGAKAGIAIGVLGGVFVIGLLVFFLVSRRRKQAQAEQLMDDNEKVQPAPPPPVQPRAITPVIAISPPVSPPLSPAMSPEPIDDMPVRSNPNAPRISLRPVTQFLPNWSLEKQAAAAAAGGAVGVAVTGDAADRPNTSQSDHPANPFGQQAERVPSPIHEDASAHASYTPSEMSVSDSASIPEIPHAGEAVAATAVAASAIAAGAAGAVAGASTLARKQSMRNRNPNNVDLTVNTLDTVPPSPAGTEFSVSTPATGPAPVPQASQSAAAIAAAGGPANSTVHRVQLDFKPTLDDEVELKAGDLIRLLHEYDDGWALVIRMDRSQQGVAPRTCLSTRPVKPRPPQGPPPGHPAGPPQRSQLSHRPATNDSSKPAPHDTARQVPS, from the exons ATGCCCATCTCACATAGGCACCTTCACCAGCACCGTCGTCGGGATATTCTCGACGACATTGACGACATTGTCCATGGAAAAAACCcctttgatgatggtgataACGATGATGATAATGGtgatggaaagaaggagcATGAAAATGGGGACAAGAACTCAGATAGCAAAG ATCAAGCCACTGTAGTTCAAGTTGTCTACAAGACCATGTCAGCAACCTTTTCTGGTCCTATTGGCGGCTACGTGACTATGCATCAAGGCCAAAGCCTTCCGACAGAGGCTTCAAAGCCCAGCCCGAAGCCTGATGCGCAATCCAAGGAGACGCCAAAGGACACCCCGACCCCGGCAAAGGAGACGCCAAAGGAGACGCCAAAGAACACTCCTAGTcagcagcaaaagacgcCCCCGGCGCAAAAGACGAGTTCCGCCGAGCCGACTGCCATTCACTCTCCTCAGCAAACTCAATCCGAGTCTCAGACGGTTCTTGCCAAGGCTACCGGCTCACCAACGCAGGCTGTTGACGGCAATCGAGCTCACTCGGGCGCTGCCTCTCCCACCATTGAtgcggcatcagcatcgtcaacCCCTAGCAGCGTCAGTGCGGCCAGCTCTGGCACGAGCGCAGGAGCCAAGGCTGGAATCGCCATTGGAGTGCTCGGTGGCGTCTTCGTCATTGGAttgctcgtcttcttcctcgtcagcCGCCGCAGAAAGCAAGCTCAGGCCGAGCAGCTTATGGATGACAACGAAAAGGTTCAACCAGCCCCTCCACCACCGGTCCAGCCGCGGGCCATAACACCAGTCATTGCAATCTCGCCACCAGTGTCACCACCACTGTCTCCAGCCATGTCCCCGGAACCTATTGATGACATGCCTGTCCGCTCAAACCCGAATGCGCCGCGCATTAGCCTCAGACCCGTGACCCAATTCCTGCCCAACTGGAGTCTTGagaagcaagctgctgcggctgctgccgGTGGTGCTGTTGGTGTCGCCGTTACTGGTGATGCCGCAGATCGCCCCAACACCAGCCAGAGCGATCACCCTGCTAACCCCTTTGGTCAACAAGCCGAGCGTGTTCCCTCCCCTATTCACGAGGATGCAAGCGCTCATGCCTCTTACACGCCCTCTGAGATGTCTGTGAGCGACAGTGCGTCGATCCCCGAGATTCCACATGCCGgagaggctgttgctgctactgctgttgccgcttctgccattgctgccggggctgctggtgctgttgcTGGAGCCTCAACGCTGGCCCGCAAGCAATCGATGCGAAACCGCAACCCCAACAACGTTGATCTGACTGTCAATACGCTTGACACCGTCCCTCCAAGCCCTGCTGGCACCGAGTTCAGCGTGTCAACACCCGCCACTGGCCCTGCACCTGTACCCCAGGCATCTCAGAGCGCTGCGGCTATCGCTGCTGCAGGCGGCCCTGCCAACTCTACCGTTCACCGCGTCCAGCTTGACTTCAAGCCCActcttgatgatgaggtGGAACTCAAGGCCGGTGATTTAATACGACTGCTTCACGAGTATGACGATGGATGG GCGCTTGTCATCCGTATGGATAGGTCTCAACAGGGTGTTGCTCCCCGCACATGCTTGTCTACGCGACCAGTCAAGCCTCGACCTCCCCAGGGACCTCCTCCTGGACACCCGGCAGGCCCCCCCCAGAGGAGCCAACTCTCCCACCGGCCAGCGACCAATGACTCCTCAAAGCCAGCGCCCCATGACACCGCAAGGCAAGTTCCCTCCTAA
- a CDS encoding uncharacterized protein (EggNog:ENOG41~SECRETED:SignalP(1-16)), which yields MRPLLTVLVLAAPSLAAPYRGQPTVPGGHLQEIEQATALPTSTAPTAIPTAIVVPLPGFNQVAQNKTQQQAAVTTGTAYKSPDSNAAFGGTCVQVTLGGHGKIGMTTLEARCVDDAGMWWDTSLDLNSCIGNVGGASGV from the coding sequence ATGCGGCCATTGCTCACCGTCCTGGTTCTCGCCGCGCCCAGCCTCGCCGCTCCTTACCGCGGCCAACCCACCGTCCCAGGAGGACACCTGCAAGAAATCGAACAAGCTACAGCTCTTCCGACAAGCACCGCCCCAACGGCGATCCCAACCGCCATCGTCGTGCCTCTGCCGGGCTTCAACCAAGTCGCGCAGAAcaagacgcagcagcaggccgcaGTTACTACCGGAACTGCCTACAAGAGCCCCGACAGCAATGCTGCCTTTGGAGGCACGTGCGTGCAGGTCACGCTCGGCGGCCACGGCAAGATTGGCATGACGACGCTGGAGGCGCGATGCGTTGACGATGCGGGCATGTGGTGGGACACGAGCCTGGACTTGAACTCGTGCATTGGCAATGTTGGGGGGGCATCTGGTGTATGA
- a CDS encoding uncharacterized protein (SECRETED:SignalP(1-29)), with protein MADGGKGCFFARPSLSLCVRLLSLYCTLPHPQPHAIEIDSSSRLTPAVSPRWDADPTLSSISHHNCMPWMWFRAPLASPGYLVVKRGSGFFSSFSMDDADVIWRFLRSAISLASHGIMGPSPEAHHTAVLPNAPRTYRNIAKRLAMAQMPFWGQG; from the exons ATGGCAGATGGGGGCAAAGGTTGTTTCTTTGCTCGTCCGTCTCTCTCCCTCTGTGTGcgtctcctctctctctactGTACCTTGCCTCATCCTCAACCTCACGCGATCGAG ATTGACTCTTCATCTCGGCTCACCCCGGCCGTCTCCCCACGATGGGACGCTGACCCAACCTTGAGCTCAATCTCCCACCACAACTGCATGCCATGGATGTGGTTCCGAGCGCCTCTAGCTTCGCCAGGGTATCTCGTCGTGAAACGCGGCAGCGGgtttttctcctctttctcaaTGGACGATGCAGATGTTATCTGGCGATTCTTGCGAAGCGCAATTTCTCTGGCGAGCCACGGCATCATGGGTCCCAGCCCGGAGGCGCATCATACAGCCGTATTACCTAACGCACCAAGAACGTACCGAAATATTGCAAAAAGATTGGCCATGGCGCAAATGCCTTTCTGGGGACAAGGCTAG